A single region of the Malus sylvestris chromosome 8, drMalSylv7.2, whole genome shotgun sequence genome encodes:
- the LOC126632085 gene encoding probable rhamnogalacturonate lyase B isoform X2, with product MNMKFHNGSLNRFLFLFWSTNLGLEMVLPMLRKDHTVTTSLAQLVGWIKGTSFTVIMQNDEQVELSFTRTWDPSQEGQLVPLNIDKRFIMLRGCSGFYSYAIYEHLKDWPAFQLAETRIAFKLRKDNFHYMAMADNRQRYMPLPDDRLPPRGQALAYPEAVLLVNPVEPEFKGEVDDKYQYSCDNKDSKVHGWICTEPPVGFWLITPSQEFRSGGPFKQNLTSHVGPTTLAVFLSAHYSGEDLVPKFAVGEEWKKVFGPVFMYVNSAYEGNDPLSLWEDAKLQMVMEVQSWPYSFPASEDFPKSRQRGNVRGRLLIQDRYVSDDYVSINGAYVGLAPPGDVGSWQRECKDYQFWTTTDEDGYFCINGVRTGDYNLNASVPGFIGDYHYDVVMTITSGCDIDMGDLVYKPPRDGPTLWEIGIPDRSAAEFYVPDPNPKYINKLFVNHPDRFRQYGLWERYSELYSDQDLVYTVGVSDYSKDWFFAQVTRKKDDNKYQGTTWQIKFKLENVDKTGSYKLRVALASANYSELQVWVNDPKANRPLFTSGMIGKDNSIARHGIHGLYWLYNVDVPSSRLVEGDNIIYLTQPRSTTGPFQGIMYDYLRLEGPPSPSSK from the exons ATGAACATGAAATTTCACAACGGATCTCTTAAtcgctttctttttcttttttggtctaCGAACTTGGGTTTAGAAATGGTACTTCCAATGCTGAGAAAAGATCACACCGTTACCACTAGCTTAGCTCAACTAGTTGGCTG GATCAAAGGAACAAGCTTTACGGTTATAATGCAAAATGATGAACAGGTGGAGCTCTCTTTCACAAGAACCTGGGATCCCTCCCAAGAGGGACAACTCGTACCCTTAAATATTGATAAAAG GTTCATTATGCTTCGAGGGTGCTCAGGCTTCTACTCCTATGCCATTTACGAGCACTTGAAGGACTGGCCTGCTTTCCAGCTTGCAGAAACCAGAATTGCCTTCAAACTCCGGAAAGACAA CTTTCACTATATGGCCATGGCGGACAATAGGCAAAGATACATGCCCTTGCCTGATGACCGTTTACCACCGAGAGGCCAAGCCCTGGCCTATCCGGAGGCAGTTCTTCTTGTCAATCCTGTGGAGCCGGAGTTTAAAGGAGAA GTGGATGACAAGTATCAATATTCATGTGACAACAAAGATAGCAAGGTACATGGATGGATATGCACCGAGCCACCGGTAGGGTTCTGGCTAATTACACCAAGCCAAGAGTTCCGATCCGGTGGACCCTTTAAACAAAACCTCACCTCCCATGTTGGCCCCACCACCCTTGCG GTGTTTCTAAGCGCACATTATTCTGGAGAAGATTTGGTGCCAAAATTTGCAGTTGGTGAGGAATGGAAGAAAGTTTTTGGGCCAGTTTTTATGTATGTTAATTCTGCATATGAAGGAAATGATCCACTTTCATTATGGGAGGATGCTAAATTACAG ATGGTGATGGAAGTCCAGAGCTGGCCCTACAGCTTCCCAGCATCTGAGGATTTTCCCAAGTCACGCCAACGGGGTAATGTTAGGGGCCGACTACTTATTCAAGACAG ATACGTTAGCGATGATTATGTATCCATCAATGGTGCATATGTTGGGTTAGCCCCGCCAGGAGACGTTGGATCGTGGCAAAGAGAGTGCAAG GACTATCAATTCTGGACCACAACCGATGAAGATGGCTACTTTTGCATCAACGGGGTACGCACGGGCGATTATAATCTGAATGCATCAGTCCCTGGTTTTATTGGAGATTATCATTACGATGTTGTTATGACTATAACCTCAG GTTGTGACATTGATATGGGTGATCTTGTATATAAGCCTCCCAGAGATGGCCCTACTTTATGGGAAATAGGCATTCCTGATCGTTCTGCTGCAGAGTTTTATGTTCCCGACCCTAATCCAAAGTACATCAACAAACTTTTTGTCAATCATCCTGACAG GTTTAGGCAGTACGGACTGTGGGAAAGATACTCAGAGTTATATTCTGATCAAGACTTGGTTTATACCGTAGGTGTCAGTGACTACAGTAAAGACTGGTTCTTTGCTCAGGTTACTAG GAAGAAAGATGATAATAAATATCAAGGAACTACTTGGCAAATTAAATTCAAACTTGAGAATGTAGACAAGACTGGTTCCTACAAGCTAAGAGTGGCACTTGCATCTGCAAATTATTCAGAGTTGCAG GTTTGGGTGAACGATCCAAAGGCAAATCGCCCTCTATTCACGAGCGGGATGATAGGGAAAGACAACTCAATAGCAAGGCATGGAATCCACGGGCTTTACTGGCTTTACAATGTAGACGTACCAAGCTCTCGGCTTGTCGAGGGAGACAACATTATCTATTTGACGCAACCAAGAAGCACAACAGGCCCTTTCCAGGGTATTATGTATGATTATCTTCGCTTAGAAGGTCCCCCATCTCCAAGCTCCAAATGA
- the LOC126632085 gene encoding probable rhamnogalacturonate lyase B isoform X3, translating into MAPIGVQLLVQDDHVMMDNGIVQVTLSKPDGIVTGIRYNGIDNLLEIRNEESNRGYWDLVWSSATTGTTGTFDVIKGTSFTVIMQNDEQVELSFTRTWDPSQEGQLVPLNIDKRFIMLRGCSGFYSYAIYEHLKDWPAFQLAETRIAFKLRKDNFHYMAMADNRQRYMPLPDDRLPPRGQALAYPEAVLLVNPVEPEFKGEVDDKYQYSCDNKDSKVHGWICTEPPVGFWLITPSQEFRSGGPFKQNLTSHVGPTTLAMVMEVQSWPYSFPASEDFPKSRQRGNVRGRLLIQDRYVSDDYVSINGAYVGLAPPGDVGSWQRECKDYQFWTTTDEDGYFCINGVRTGDYNLNASVPGFIGDYHYDVVMTITSGCDIDMGDLVYKPPRDGPTLWEIGIPDRSAAEFYVPDPNPKYINKLFVNHPDRFRQYGLWERYSELYSDQDLVYTVGVSDYSKDWFFAQVTRKKDDNKYQGTTWQIKFKLENVDKTGSYKLRVALASANYSELQVWVNDPKANRPLFTSGMIGKDNSIARHGIHGLYWLYNVDVPSSRLVEGDNIIYLTQPRSTTGPFQGIMYDYLRLEGPPSPSSK; encoded by the exons ATGGCACCTATTGGGGTGCAATTGCTTGTCCAAGATGACCAT GTAATGATGGATAATGGGATTGTCCAAGTGACGCTATCAAAGCCAGACGGAATCGTGACTGGAATCCGATACAATGGCATCGATAACTTGCTTGAAATTCGTAACGAGGAATCTAACAGAGG GTACTGGGACCTTGTTTGGAGTTCAGCAACTACTGGAACAACAGGAACATTTGATGT GATCAAAGGAACAAGCTTTACGGTTATAATGCAAAATGATGAACAGGTGGAGCTCTCTTTCACAAGAACCTGGGATCCCTCCCAAGAGGGACAACTCGTACCCTTAAATATTGATAAAAG GTTCATTATGCTTCGAGGGTGCTCAGGCTTCTACTCCTATGCCATTTACGAGCACTTGAAGGACTGGCCTGCTTTCCAGCTTGCAGAAACCAGAATTGCCTTCAAACTCCGGAAAGACAA CTTTCACTATATGGCCATGGCGGACAATAGGCAAAGATACATGCCCTTGCCTGATGACCGTTTACCACCGAGAGGCCAAGCCCTGGCCTATCCGGAGGCAGTTCTTCTTGTCAATCCTGTGGAGCCGGAGTTTAAAGGAGAA GTGGATGACAAGTATCAATATTCATGTGACAACAAAGATAGCAAGGTACATGGATGGATATGCACCGAGCCACCGGTAGGGTTCTGGCTAATTACACCAAGCCAAGAGTTCCGATCCGGTGGACCCTTTAAACAAAACCTCACCTCCCATGTTGGCCCCACCACCCTTGCG ATGGTGATGGAAGTCCAGAGCTGGCCCTACAGCTTCCCAGCATCTGAGGATTTTCCCAAGTCACGCCAACGGGGTAATGTTAGGGGCCGACTACTTATTCAAGACAG ATACGTTAGCGATGATTATGTATCCATCAATGGTGCATATGTTGGGTTAGCCCCGCCAGGAGACGTTGGATCGTGGCAAAGAGAGTGCAAG GACTATCAATTCTGGACCACAACCGATGAAGATGGCTACTTTTGCATCAACGGGGTACGCACGGGCGATTATAATCTGAATGCATCAGTCCCTGGTTTTATTGGAGATTATCATTACGATGTTGTTATGACTATAACCTCAG GTTGTGACATTGATATGGGTGATCTTGTATATAAGCCTCCCAGAGATGGCCCTACTTTATGGGAAATAGGCATTCCTGATCGTTCTGCTGCAGAGTTTTATGTTCCCGACCCTAATCCAAAGTACATCAACAAACTTTTTGTCAATCATCCTGACAG GTTTAGGCAGTACGGACTGTGGGAAAGATACTCAGAGTTATATTCTGATCAAGACTTGGTTTATACCGTAGGTGTCAGTGACTACAGTAAAGACTGGTTCTTTGCTCAGGTTACTAG GAAGAAAGATGATAATAAATATCAAGGAACTACTTGGCAAATTAAATTCAAACTTGAGAATGTAGACAAGACTGGTTCCTACAAGCTAAGAGTGGCACTTGCATCTGCAAATTATTCAGAGTTGCAG GTTTGGGTGAACGATCCAAAGGCAAATCGCCCTCTATTCACGAGCGGGATGATAGGGAAAGACAACTCAATAGCAAGGCATGGAATCCACGGGCTTTACTGGCTTTACAATGTAGACGTACCAAGCTCTCGGCTTGTCGAGGGAGACAACATTATCTATTTGACGCAACCAAGAAGCACAACAGGCCCTTTCCAGGGTATTATGTATGATTATCTTCGCTTAGAAGGTCCCCCATCTCCAAGCTCCAAATGA
- the LOC126632085 gene encoding probable rhamnogalacturonate lyase B isoform X1 gives MAPIGVQLLVQDDHVMMDNGIVQVTLSKPDGIVTGIRYNGIDNLLEIRNEESNRGYWDLVWSSATTGTTGTFDVIKGTSFTVIMQNDEQVELSFTRTWDPSQEGQLVPLNIDKRFIMLRGCSGFYSYAIYEHLKDWPAFQLAETRIAFKLRKDNFHYMAMADNRQRYMPLPDDRLPPRGQALAYPEAVLLVNPVEPEFKGEVDDKYQYSCDNKDSKVHGWICTEPPVGFWLITPSQEFRSGGPFKQNLTSHVGPTTLAVFLSAHYSGEDLVPKFAVGEEWKKVFGPVFMYVNSAYEGNDPLSLWEDAKLQMVMEVQSWPYSFPASEDFPKSRQRGNVRGRLLIQDRYVSDDYVSINGAYVGLAPPGDVGSWQRECKDYQFWTTTDEDGYFCINGVRTGDYNLNASVPGFIGDYHYDVVMTITSGCDIDMGDLVYKPPRDGPTLWEIGIPDRSAAEFYVPDPNPKYINKLFVNHPDRFRQYGLWERYSELYSDQDLVYTVGVSDYSKDWFFAQVTRKKDDNKYQGTTWQIKFKLENVDKTGSYKLRVALASANYSELQVWVNDPKANRPLFTSGMIGKDNSIARHGIHGLYWLYNVDVPSSRLVEGDNIIYLTQPRSTTGPFQGIMYDYLRLEGPPSPSSK, from the exons ATGGCACCTATTGGGGTGCAATTGCTTGTCCAAGATGACCAT GTAATGATGGATAATGGGATTGTCCAAGTGACGCTATCAAAGCCAGACGGAATCGTGACTGGAATCCGATACAATGGCATCGATAACTTGCTTGAAATTCGTAACGAGGAATCTAACAGAGG GTACTGGGACCTTGTTTGGAGTTCAGCAACTACTGGAACAACAGGAACATTTGATGT GATCAAAGGAACAAGCTTTACGGTTATAATGCAAAATGATGAACAGGTGGAGCTCTCTTTCACAAGAACCTGGGATCCCTCCCAAGAGGGACAACTCGTACCCTTAAATATTGATAAAAG GTTCATTATGCTTCGAGGGTGCTCAGGCTTCTACTCCTATGCCATTTACGAGCACTTGAAGGACTGGCCTGCTTTCCAGCTTGCAGAAACCAGAATTGCCTTCAAACTCCGGAAAGACAA CTTTCACTATATGGCCATGGCGGACAATAGGCAAAGATACATGCCCTTGCCTGATGACCGTTTACCACCGAGAGGCCAAGCCCTGGCCTATCCGGAGGCAGTTCTTCTTGTCAATCCTGTGGAGCCGGAGTTTAAAGGAGAA GTGGATGACAAGTATCAATATTCATGTGACAACAAAGATAGCAAGGTACATGGATGGATATGCACCGAGCCACCGGTAGGGTTCTGGCTAATTACACCAAGCCAAGAGTTCCGATCCGGTGGACCCTTTAAACAAAACCTCACCTCCCATGTTGGCCCCACCACCCTTGCG GTGTTTCTAAGCGCACATTATTCTGGAGAAGATTTGGTGCCAAAATTTGCAGTTGGTGAGGAATGGAAGAAAGTTTTTGGGCCAGTTTTTATGTATGTTAATTCTGCATATGAAGGAAATGATCCACTTTCATTATGGGAGGATGCTAAATTACAG ATGGTGATGGAAGTCCAGAGCTGGCCCTACAGCTTCCCAGCATCTGAGGATTTTCCCAAGTCACGCCAACGGGGTAATGTTAGGGGCCGACTACTTATTCAAGACAG ATACGTTAGCGATGATTATGTATCCATCAATGGTGCATATGTTGGGTTAGCCCCGCCAGGAGACGTTGGATCGTGGCAAAGAGAGTGCAAG GACTATCAATTCTGGACCACAACCGATGAAGATGGCTACTTTTGCATCAACGGGGTACGCACGGGCGATTATAATCTGAATGCATCAGTCCCTGGTTTTATTGGAGATTATCATTACGATGTTGTTATGACTATAACCTCAG GTTGTGACATTGATATGGGTGATCTTGTATATAAGCCTCCCAGAGATGGCCCTACTTTATGGGAAATAGGCATTCCTGATCGTTCTGCTGCAGAGTTTTATGTTCCCGACCCTAATCCAAAGTACATCAACAAACTTTTTGTCAATCATCCTGACAG GTTTAGGCAGTACGGACTGTGGGAAAGATACTCAGAGTTATATTCTGATCAAGACTTGGTTTATACCGTAGGTGTCAGTGACTACAGTAAAGACTGGTTCTTTGCTCAGGTTACTAG GAAGAAAGATGATAATAAATATCAAGGAACTACTTGGCAAATTAAATTCAAACTTGAGAATGTAGACAAGACTGGTTCCTACAAGCTAAGAGTGGCACTTGCATCTGCAAATTATTCAGAGTTGCAG GTTTGGGTGAACGATCCAAAGGCAAATCGCCCTCTATTCACGAGCGGGATGATAGGGAAAGACAACTCAATAGCAAGGCATGGAATCCACGGGCTTTACTGGCTTTACAATGTAGACGTACCAAGCTCTCGGCTTGTCGAGGGAGACAACATTATCTATTTGACGCAACCAAGAAGCACAACAGGCCCTTTCCAGGGTATTATGTATGATTATCTTCGCTTAGAAGGTCCCCCATCTCCAAGCTCCAAATGA